The sequence AAGGCGATGGTGGATGCCGACGCTCCAGGCTCCTCACAGGAGCCGGCAGCGGAAGAAACTGCTCTTCTTGGGTTGTTCTGTAATCTTTACTCCTTGACTGCTGCCCTGCGGGTTGTTGCCCTCCTAAAATACACACAGATGAGAAAACACATTCAATTATGAGAacagcaaacaaaaaacatgacacAGATACACCGCTGTAACAGCTTTATAACAATCAAGTTTTCATTCTTACCAGCTTCTTGTCCATTTTTGATTTGATGTCTCTGGCGAGGGTTAAGAAGGACTGCAGACAAACACAggttaaacaaattaaatagtTAAAATTAAACCACATTAATGGTAGCACTCGGtgtcattgtgtgactttggggaatccgaactaaccaaagtcacacaataacacaaacaaactaaccggtcgaggcagcggtagaccagcaactcctgtgttctgtgaggtacaATTACTGTTATTTTCCAACGGAGTCTGGTTGTTTTGGCGGAGCATAggtaacggcttcagttccccttcGAAAcaaactgtatagctgtctcacggcaagacaaaccggcaaaaatattctaaatacagcgaacacttaaacagttttttttttttaggtgagcctttcttttaggtggctaatataagttttgctgccgtccctgtcgacagcagtacattgctttgcttccgtgcggtaagtcctgtctgcttctctaaactggtggcgtgccgaccgtcatctactgtaggtaatacactgactatgaataagtacctcacacaaacccacttcaaaacacccaaactatccctttaaggtttcCTACTTTATTCTGGTTTAATGGTCTACAACCACCATGCACTCTGTACATGTGTACAGGTCATTATTTCATCTAATCCCTTCTGTGCAGTGAATTACTCAAACACCATGACAAGGACGTAGACAACAATGAACAAAGGCTCAACTCTTCGCAACAATACTTTCAGCTGTGAATGAGTAATCCCAGAAAAAGTGTGAACTCACATTCTCGACGTTGATGTTCGCCTTTGCGCTGGTCTCCATGAACTTGATACCGTACTCCAGCGCCAGCTGACAGcaggagaaaagagaagagaatcGGTGTCAGTGCGATGAGCCaagataataaatatgtacaccAAGAGAGCGAGGATCAAGTGTACTTTTCAAATCAAGTTCTCTTTATCATCCCAccttctctcctctgtctttGGACACCTGTCGCTTGTCATTGCAATCACATTTGTTCCCGAGGACCATCCTTTCCACATCTGCTGATGCATGCTGCGGATGGTGAACAGACAGGGAATTGAAAGTAATAAGAGTGTGTTAGATTTACACATACTCTTGAGCtttttgtcaaaataaaatacactcgAACATGCACACATAACACATAAATATCACTATTTGTACATATGGAGGAGGGCAAATACACACCTAGTCACATACACTAATATAAAACATTTACCTCTTCTATATTCCGTATCCAGTTCTTGATGTTGTCAAAGGACTTCTCGTTGGTAATGTCATACACTAACATGATGCCCTGGAGAGGAAAAGACATAAATCATTTGAGCAGCCAGACAACAATGAAATCATTCCCTACCAATTCTCATTAGTCCATAGAGACCGACTAGGAAATTAAGAGCCTAATGTGATTTTCTGCTGTCCGTGTCAACTCTCATTAGTGATGGATCACATGGTTTTGCAGCCTCAAGTAAAAGCACGGCACTTGTATAACAAAGGCAACAAGGATCAACTATGTTCCTGAAGTAAAATCTGCATACACAGCCAGTTAAACTTGAACTAAAGGAGTCGCTAGCAAAAATACCATCACAGCGCACTGAGCACACCTCTTATTTCCCAGGTGTgtacaaatataataataacaacaatgctGGGTGTGGTTCTGGTACAGGTTGATGCTGCAGTGCTGAACACCTGAAGTAGACACCACTTCACCCGTTCAGATCCTAGACATAATCTATACTATTGTCTGAGTTGTTTAGATAGAAATGCAACTTACCATGGCTCCTCTGTAGTAGGCT comes from Sebastes fasciatus isolate fSebFas1 chromosome 5, fSebFas1.pri, whole genome shotgun sequence and encodes:
- the LOC141767793 gene encoding ras-related protein Rab-8A-like, whose product is MAKTYDYLFKLLLIGDSGVGKTCVLFRFSEDAFNSTFISTIGIDFKIRTIELDGKKIKLQIWDTAGQERFRTITTAYYRGAMGIMLVYDITNEKSFDNIKNWIRNIEEHASADVERMVLGNKCDCNDKRQVSKDRGEKLALEYGIKFMETSAKANINVENSFLTLARDIKSKMDKKLEGNNPQGSSQGVKITEQPKKSSFFRCRLL